Sequence from the Myxococcales bacterium genome:
CAATGAAGACATCTTTCAGGCTTTCGGTTTTCAGCGGGTCGAACCAGGCGTTCACCACGACCTCCTGATCGGCTGGTGGTATGACCAGCAGCCAATTTACCCACCGGCCGCCGCGCGGTCAAGCCGGGTGCCGCGAAAGCTTCGGGAGGGTTTTTTTGTGTTTTACAATCGAATCAAACCTGTTAATATGGCGACACTTTTATGGACGCGAAACTGAAAATTCTGGTGGGCGAAGGCGACGAGATCAATCGGCGCATTCTCCAAAACTGCCTGCACGAATGGGGCTATGACGTGCTGCCCTGCGAGAACGGACAGGCGGTCTGGGAACGTTTTTCGGCGGGTGACGTTCACCTGGTCATCACCGATTGGTCGCTGCCGACCCTCAGCGGACCCGACCTGGTGCGGAAAATCCGTTCCCATTCCAAAGCCGAATACACGTACATCATCATGCAGACCACGCACCACGATCGGCAGGCGCTGTTGGAGGGCTTCGATCTGGGCATCGACGATTACATCCCCAAGCCGTTCAACAAGAGCGAATTGGCGGCGCGCGTGCAGGTCGGCAGCCGCTTCGTGCAACTGGCCCAGGAACGCCTGCAAACCCGCAAGCGGCTCGAGGAACTCGCGACGACCGACAGCCTGACGGGCCTGTTCAACCGCCGATCGGCGATGGAAAAGCTGGAAATCGAAATAGAGCGCTGCCGGCGGGCCGCCGAACCGCTGGTGCTCATCATGCTGGACCTGGACAATTTCAAATTGATCAACGACAAGCACGGCCATCTGACCGGCGACCTGGTCATCCGGCACATCGCGTCGCTGCTGCGGCAAAGCGTCCGCGGCTCGGACCTTCTGGCGCGGCTGGGCGGCGAGGAATTTCTGATCGTTCTGCCCAACACCAATTTGTATTTCGGCCTGACGCTGGCCGAGCGGCTGCGCGAGGCGATCGCCACGCAGCCCGCCGTCCGCGAGACCGGCGAGTGCTACTTCATCACCGCCAGCCTGGGCCTGGCGCTGTTCGATCCCGGCGAACCGCGGTCGATCAAGGAATTGATCGGCCAGGCGGACCGGGCGCTTTACCGCGCGAAGAGCGGCGGGCGCAACCAGATTTGCCGGATTGACGGTTAGGGCGCGGGAGTTTTTTCGGAGACGGTGGTGTCGGCGAAGAACCGACGGGCGCGCGAAATATCCTCCAGCGAAGCGAAGAAACATTCCACGACTTCGGCATCGAACTGTGTGCCGCTGCCTTCTTTAATGATTTCCAGCGAACGCTCCAGCGAAAAAGCCTTTTTGTAGGGCCGGTCGGACATCAGGGCGTCGAAAACGTCCGCCACCGCCGTGATCCGCCCCTCGAGCGGGATTTCCTCGCCGGCCAGGCCGTGCGGATATCCCTTGCCGTCCCAGCGTTCGTGATGATTCAGCGCGATGGAACACGCCACCTGGAGGATCGGCTGGTCATGGCCGTCGAACGAATCGGCGCGGGTCGGCTGGTGGCGCAAAAAATCCCAGTTCAGATGGCCGAGCGGCCGGAAGAGATCGGCGCCGTACACCGTGTGCCGCTTCATCACCTCGAACTCTTCGGGGGTGAGGCGGCCTTTTTTCAACAGGATGCTGTCGGGGATGGCGATCTTGCCGATGTCGTGCATCGGGCTGGCGTGAAAAATCAATTCGATCCGTTCGGCCGGAAGGCCGAGCCGTCCGGCGATGATGGCGCAGGCCGCGCCGACACGGGCGACGTGCTGGCCGGTTTCGTCGTCGCGAAACTCGGCGGCTTTGCCGAGCCGGCGGATGATTTCCACCCGGCTGCGGGTCAGTTCGGCCGTCCGTGCCAGGACACGTTGCTCGAGTTGCTGATTCTGCCGCTCCAACTCGTCCTCGAAATGCTTGATCCGCAGGTTGTTCCGGATGCGGGCGCGCAGTTCCGCGATGTGGAACGGCTTTTCCAGAAAATCGTTGGCGCCGAGGTTCAGCGCGCGCAGGCGAATCTCTTCCTCGCTGGCGGCCGTCATGACGATCACCGGCACTCGCGCCAGCTTGGATTCGGAACGGCGGATCTCCTCGATCATCATGAAGCCCGATTTCTGCGGCATCATGACATCGAGCAAAATGACGTCGGGAAACAATCGCCGGGCCAGCGGCAGCGCGTCGAAAACCGAGCTGGTATGGAAAACGCGATAGTCCTCGTACCGTTCGAGCATGACCCGCAACACTTCGATGTTCACGATTTCATCATCGACGATCAGAATGCGCGGACGGGTATCCGGGGTCGGTTGAAATTCCTGAGTCATCGAATCATTGCGCCGATCGATTGCTTCCACTGGTAAACCCGCCGGAATCCCAAGCTGCGAATCATTTCACAACCGGCGGCCGGCTCCGGTAAACTCTGCACCGGCCTACCCTTACTATCGGTACGGTTGAAATAAGTGCTTTAGCAAATTGAACAACATTCAATCGATCGGGACATTGGTTTGAAATAATTTTGAACAATCCTCAATATCCGCCTTCTTCGGAGTTTTATTCCTCATAATCCCTTCAAAATTCGCCATTTATGAGCAGTGCGAACGATTCCGCTCCTTGCCGCCTAATTGGAAAGGAATATAATAATCCCATCGTGGAGGTTTTTTGTGCAGCCATCTTCCAATTTTGTTCTTTCCTAGAAAAGGCAAAGGTGTGCGCTCATGAAAGTACCTGACGATACCGTAAGCAATGTCATGATTTTCGACCGCGATCCCGAGGTCATCGATCTTCTCTACCGGTTGCTTTCGAAAAACGGCTTTCAGGTGACGACCGAAACCGATTGGCACAGAGCCATTGAGCTGGGCCGCACCAACCGCTTTGCCGTCGTGTTGGCCGAATGCAACCTGCAGGACTTGGACGGTCTCTTTCTGCTGAAGTCCATCGCCGAAAAAAATCCGACCATTCAAGTGATCCTGATGACCGGCGCCACGTTACCGGAACGAGTCATGTCGGCCTATACCCTTGGGGTGTCCGGCTATCTGTTCAAACCGTTTACGAATCTGAACGAAGTGTTACACACGGTGCACATGGCGGTATACCGTTACCAACGCTGGATTTCCGCTCTCCGGCGGGCTCAAAGCCAAAACGAGAGCGTTTCGGGCGCGGTCTGATTCGACGGCCGATCGCTTTTTAAAATGGCTTTTCGCCCAATCCATTTCCGGCGGCGAAAAATCTAACTACCGTTTGACAAATCACTTAAATCCTTCATTTTAGTAAAGGCGATCAATTTGCTTCGCCCTTAGAGGTCGACAACTTGAAGCTGAGGATCATCGAACACGGCGGCTTCGCCGATTGCTATCTCACCGGCGTTCCCGAATCTTCGCAAGACGGAGGGGGAGCGGCGGTTTTCGCTTGGGCGGCGTCGCAACTGGCCGCGCACGGTGTGGAACCGATCTACGAAAAAATCTATGGCCGGCGTTCGCGAACCGTCGACATCCTGAAATGGCGCCGCGCCGCCTACGAAGCCGCCGGCGTCGCCACGGATACACTCTTCACCTTCCTGGAAGGCAAACCCCTCCATGACGGCGATCTGGCCGGAATCCAGATCTGGGGCGTCATTCCCCGCGACGCGCCTCGCCCCATGGTGCAGACTTTTTCTTTCGGCGCGAACCAAAACGGCCGGGTTTTCACCGGCGCCGACTGCCGCTTGTATTATTTTCCATCCCTGCGCGGCCTCGCCGGAAACGGCGCCTTGCCGGACGACCGCCTCGCGCAGGCGGAGCGCCTCTTTGACGCGGCCGTCGCGGCCGTGAAGGAACAGGGATTGACCTATCGGCAGGTCGTTCGAACCTGGATCTACCTCGCGCATTTGCTGGATTGGTACGTCCCGTTCAACAATGTTCGCACCGAACACTATCGCCGCGAAGGCCTCGGTCCGGAGCCGCCCGAGGCGCCCTACCCGGCCAGCACGGGCATTCAAGGGCAATCAGGCGACGAGGAATGCCTGATGGACGTTCTGGCGCTGCGGGAGCTCGGCGCCGGCGCCGCCAAACGGGCGATCCAGAAAAGCGCGCGGCAGAACCAATCCATGCGCTACGGCTCTTCCTTTTCGCGCGGCATGGCGGTGGAATTCGGCGGCCGGAAGACGGTTTACATTTCCGGCACCGCGAGTATCGATCCGGCGGGCAAATCGGCGCACGTGGGCAATCCCGAGTTGCAGGTGCTGGAAACCTTGCTTTGCCTGGGCGCGATCTTGAAGGATGAAGGCGGCGACCTGTCGCACGTCGTCCAGGCCACCTGTTTTTGCAAAACGCCGGAGGCCTTTCAGGCCTTTCGCAACGTGACCGCCTTATTGGCCATGCCGGCGTTTCCGGTGGTGCCCGTCCGGGCGGACGTCTGCCGGGATGATTTGCTGATTGAAATCGAAGCCACGGCAATGATTTAATGCGGTGGCTTTTACTCGGTCCGGCCCGTTATACCGGTAGTGGGGAGAATTCATCTTGATGGAAAAAGCAACGCTGCTGATCAGCCTGATAGAGCCGGCCGACGGTTCCCTGGTTCGCCGTATTCTGACTCGCTTCCAGTTGGCGAACGAGGAAGACCCGAGTTTTCGCCTGCACGGCAAAGGATTGATGACGCTCCGCCTGGAACAGGAAGGAGTGGATGATGGCCTGGAGGAAATCCGCGCCTGGCCGGGGGTTCGCCGGGTCGCCAAACTGGCGAGCGGGCAACGGCTGAGTCAGATGCCGGCGACGCCGCGCCGCGAGCGCGTGGCGGTGACCCCGGACTTCCGGATCGGCGCCCCGGACTTTGCCCTCATCGCCGGTCCCTGCTCGGTGGAAAGCCAGACGCAGGTGACGGAAATCGCGGCCGCCGTCAAGGAAGCGGGGGCGCGGATGCTGCGGGGCGGCGCCTTCAAGCCGCGCACCTCGCCCTACGAGTTCGGCGGACTGGGCCGGCGCGGGCTGGAATACCTGGCCGCGGCGCGCGCCGCCACCGGCCTGCCGATCGTCACCGAAGTGCTGCACCGCGACGAACTGGACCTGGTGGCGGAATATGCCGACGTGCTGCAAATCGGTTCGCGCAGCATGTACAACAATGCCCTACTCTTCGCCGCCGGCCGCCACCCCGCCGGCAAACCGATCCTGCTCAAACGCGCCTTCAGCGCCACGATCACCGAAGTGCTGGAAGCCGCCGAGCACATCCTCCTCGGTCGGTTCCAAGCCGGCCTCGACGAGCCGCGGTTGATCCTTTGCGAACGCGGCATCCGGCTGTTCAACGACCTGTTGCGTTTTTCATTCGACGTTTCGGCCATCCCCCACCTGCGGGCGCGAACGCCGCTGCCGGTCATCGCCGACCCGAGCCATCCGGCCGGCGACCGCCGGTACGTCGAGCCGCTGGCCCTCGCCGCGACAGCGGCCGGCGCCGACGGTCTGATCGTCGAGGTTTCCAATTACCCCTATCAGGCCTGGTGCGACTCGGCGCAGTGCCTCTCGATCGATGAATTTCGCCGGTTGACGGACAAGGCCAAAGTCATCGCCCGGACGGTCCGCGACTGAAACCGGAGAGTAGGCGATCCGACATGGAATGGACATTGACCACCCCCACGGGAACCTGTCGGATCGCGCTCGGCGCCTGGCTGGATCGACTGTCGGCGAACCTCGATCCCGAGCGCACAATCCTGGTCACCGACGCCAACGTCGCTCGGCTCTACGCCGCGCGCTTTCCCGCCGTTCCCGTCGCCGTTCTCGCGCCCGGCGAGGCCCACAAAACCCTGGAAGCGGTCGCGGCGCTCGACGAACGATTCCTCGCACAGGGCGTCGACCGCGATTGGCTCGTGCTGGCGGTCGGCGGCGGCCTGGTTTGCGACGTGGCGGCATTCGCCGCGGCCACCTATTTGCGCGGCCTGGATTGCGGGCTCGTGCCGACCACCTTGCTGGCGCAGGTCGACGCGGGCGTCGGCGGCAAGAACGGCGTCAATTTCCATTCATTCAAAAACCTGATCGGCACCTTTCGCCAGCCTCGTTTCGTGTTTTGCGACCCTGATTTCCTGACGACGCTGCCGCCGGAGGAATGGCGCAGCGGCATGGCCGAAGCGGTCAAACACGCCGCGATCGCCGACGCCGGCTATTTTTCGTTCATCGAATCGCGCGCGGCCGGCCTGCGGGCGCCCAACACCGATCTCGCCGGGCCGCTGATCAGCGCCTCGATCGCCGTCAAGATCGCGGTGGTGGCGGCGGACGAACGCGAGGCCGACCGCCGGCGCATCCTCAATTTCGGCCACACCTTCGGGCACGCGATCGAAGCCGTGCACGGACTGCCGCACGGCCGGGCGGTGGCCTTGGGCATGGCGGCGGCGGCGCGGCTTTCGGCGCGGCTCGGCCTTTTATCGTCCGCGGAGTTAAGCCGGCTGCTGGACCTGCTCACGGCGCTCGAACTGACCGCCGACCCTGAACTCGACCGCGCGGCCGTTCTGGAAGCGCTGCGCCGCGATAAAAAACGTTACGGCGAAGCGGTGCGGTTCGTCCTGCTGCGGCGCCTGGGCCAGGCTGAGGTCCGCGAAATCACGCTGTCGGAACTGGCGGCGGCATGGGATCACCTCTGGCCGCGGCCGGTAAGCTGAAATGCAACTGTACGGCGTCATCGGCCACCCGATTTTGCACAGCCGCAGTCCCGATTTGTTTCGGCAGGCGTTCGCGGCGGAAAACCGTCCCGCCGATTATCTGCGCCTGGCCGCGAGGCGATTCGACCGGGCGATCGACCTGGCGCAAAGTCTCGGCCTGGCCGGCTTGAACGTCACCTCGCCTTTCAAGAAAGACGCGGCCGGCGGCGCGGATTCGCTCGCCGAAACCGCCGCCCGGCTCGGCGTTGTCAACGTGTTGATCCGGCAAAACGAAAAATGGCGCGGCGACAATTCCGACGTTTGCGGCGTGCTCGCCACCTTGCGCGAGGGCGGCTTCGAGCCGCAAGGCAAGCGCTGCGTGATTCTGGGAGCCGGAGGCGCGGCCCGCGCGGCGCTGCTCGCCTTGCGGCTAGGCCGGGCCTCGCGACTCACCGTCATCAACCGGACTTGGACGAAAGCGCAGGCCGTCGCGGGCGAATTCGCGACGGAAGCGCGCGCCTTCTCCCAATTACCCGCCGCGCTCGCCGCTGCGGATTTGCTGATCTCCTGCCTGCCGCCGGGAGCGGACCCGGTGGTTGCCGAATGGCTGCCCGCCGGCTTGACCGTTTTGGAAGCGAACTACCACCAACCGCTGCTGTCGCCCAAGGCCCGCGCGCGTGGCTGCCGGACGATCGACGGACGGCGTTGGCTGGTTCATCAGGCGCGGGATGCCTACCGGCTGTTTTTCGGCGCGCCGCCGCCGGAAGGCGCCATGACCGCCGACTGGCCGCCCCCGCCCGCCGCCAAACCGGCGATCGCGCTGATCGGCTTCATGGGGACCGGCAAATCCTCGCTCGGCCGGGCCTTGGCCCAACGGTTGTCGGCGCCCTGCTTCGATCTGGATGAATCGATCGGGCAACACACCGGCCGGGCGATCGCCCAAATCTTCGCGGAACAAGGCGAGGCGGAATTCCGCCGGATCGAAAAGGACATCCTGCACGGACTGCCGCTGGCCGAACCGCCCGTCATCGCTTGCGGCGGTGGCGTTTTGCTGGACGAGGCCAATCGGCGGTTTTTACAGCAACACGCCGTCTGCGTCTGGTGCTGGTCGGCCCTGCCCGCCATCCTGGCGCGGACGACCGATCAAACGCGGCCGCTGCTGGCCGTGGCGGATCGCGAGCCGGTCGCACGGCGGCTGCTGGCCGAGCGAATCCCTCTTTACGCCGCCGTGGCCGATTTGGTATTGGATACCGAGAAGCAATCGATCGAAACCGCGGCGGACTTACTGGCCGATGAAATCCGTTCAGCCCGCAACCGTTGACGGCGCGGTCGCCGCGCCGCCATCCAAGAGCATGATGCTGCGCGCGGTGGCGCTCGGCGCGCTGGCGCCGGGGCGGTCGCGCCTCGACAACCCGACGTACTGCGACGACGCGCGGGCCGTGCTCGGCGCGGCGCAAGCCCTCGGCGCCGAGGTGGAGACGCGGGCCGACGCGGTGTTCATTGCCGGCGGCGGCCGGCCGCGCGCCGCGCGAATCGATTGCGGCGAATCGGGCTTATGCCTGCGGCTGTTCGCGGCCGTCGCCGCGCTGTTCGCCGAACCCCTCACCCTCACCGGCCGGGGCTCGCTGCTTCGCCGGCCGCTGCCGGGCGTGGAAGAAACACTGGCGGCGTTGGGCGCCACGGCGACCGCCACGAACGGCTTACCACCGCTGATCGTGTGCGGGCCGCTGGCCGGCGGCAAGGCTACGCTGGACGGTTCGGAAACGTCGCAATTTCTGACCGGCCTGCTGATCGCCCTGCCGCTCCTGCCGCGCGACAGTCGCCTGACCGTCAATCGCCTGGTCAGCCAACCCTACGTCGAGCTGACCTTGCGAATGACGCGGCAGGCCGGCGCGGAGATCGCGGTCTCGCCCGACGGCCGGCAATACGACATTCGCGGCGGCGCGGTGTATCGACCCCAACAATGGCGGATCGAGGGCGACTGGTCCGGCGCCGCATTCTTAATGGCCGCCGGCGCGCTGGCCGGGCGGGTCGCCGTGCGGGGCTTGGACCCCGAATCCGCGCAGGCCGATCGGGCCCTGCTGGACATTCTGCCGCGCTTTGGCGCCGACGTGGAAAATCGCGTGGGGGAGATCGTCGTCCGGCGCCGCGAGCGACGGGCGTTCGCGGCCGACCTGACCGATTGCCCCGATCTCGCGCCGCCGCTGGTCGCACTGGCCGTGCACGCGGCGGGCCGGTCGGTGCTGCGCGGCGCGCGGCGGCTGCTGAGCAAGGAAAGCAACCGGGCCGCCGCGTTGACCGAGGAGTTCGGCAAGCTGGGCGCCCGGATCGAATGGCGCGACGACGAACTGTTGATCGACGGCTGCGGCTTGAACGGCGGCGACGCGCAATGCCACGACGATCACCGCATCGCGATGGCGCTGGCGGTCGCGGCCCTGGCCGGCGGCGGCGAGGTGCGCCTCGCCGGCGACGAATGCGTGGCCAAATCGTACCCGGCGTTTTTCGCCGACCTGGAGCGGCTCACGAGGAGAAACCCATGAACTCGTTCGGGCGACTGTTTCGGCTTTCCATTTGGGGCGAATCGCACGGCGAAGCGGTCGGCGTGCTGATCGACGGCTGTCCGGCGGGCCTGCCGCTGGCGCCGGACGATTTCGAGCCCGACCTCGCCCGGCGTCGCCCCGGCCGCGCCGGCACGACCGCGCGGCGGGAAAGCGATCCGGTGCGGTTGATCAGCGGTGTCTTTCAGGGAAAGACCACCGGCGCGCCGCTGCTGATCCACCTCGCCAACCAGGCGGCCGACTCGTCGCCGTATGAAGAAATGAAGGATACGCCGCGGCCCGGCCACGCCGATCTGTCGGCCCGGATCAAATTTGGCGGCTTTCAGGATTACCGCGGCGGCGGGCATTTTTCCGGCCGCCTGACCGCCGGTCTGGTGGCGGCGGGAACGGTCGCAAAGAAGCTGCTGCCGGGCGTTTCATTCCACGCCGAAATCCTCGAAATCGGCGGCCGGCGCGATTACGAAGAGCTGCTGGCGCAAGCGATCGCCGCGGGCGATTCGCTGGGCGGCCTGGTTGAGTGCCGCCTCGCCGGATTGCCGGCCGGATTGGGCGAACCGTTCTTCGATTCGGTCGAATCGCTGATCGGCCACCTGGCCTTCGCCGTTCCGGCGGTCAAAGGCGTCGAGTTCGGCGACGGTTTCGCCGGCGCCGGCCGGCGCGGCAGCGAATACAACGACCCGATCCTCGCCGCCGATGGTCGCGCCGCGAGCAATCACGCGGGCGGCGTCAACGGCGGCCTGACCAACGGCAACGAGGTGGTCTTTCGCGTCGCGGTCCGGCCGACCGCCAGCATCGCGACACCGCAACCGACGATCGACCTCGCCACCGGCCGACCGGCGGAATTGACGATCACCGGCCACCACGACGCCTGCATCGCCCTGCGATTTCCGGTGATCCTCGAAGCGGTGGGCGCGATCGTCCTGGCCGATCTGCTGCTGCTCGAGCAGCGAATCCCCCGCGTTTGGCGATGACCCAAGCGCCGGCCCTGGCCCGCGCGAGCGTCCGGCTTCAGCCGTTTCGCCAATCATTTCCGAGGCTTTTAACTATTATTAAATAACACTTGTTTTTCGCTATTTCGTCGGGATACAATAACTTCGGTCGGATCGGCTCCGGAGACTTGGCCGCGCGACGATGATTCGCCGGCGGGTCAAGTGGAGGCGCTCATGAAGCGATTGACTGGCCTGACCGCGATCGCGTTCCTGGCGTTGCTGACGCTGCTTGCCATCTCTTGTGAAGAATCGACAGACACCCCATCCGAAAACGAAGACGGTTCGGACGACGACAGCCCGCCCGATGACTCGCCCATTAGCGACGATGACGACAATGACGACGATAACGACAACGATAATGATGACGATAACAATGACGACAACGACAACGATGACGATAACAACGACGACAACGATGACGACGACGGTCGCGTCTGCACCGCTTCCGGCTGGTGCTGGCAAAATCCGCTGCCGCAGGGCAACAACCTGAATGGAATCTGGGGCGCATCCCCGACCGCCGTGTTCGCCGCCGGCGACGCCGGCACCCTTTTATTTTTCGACGGCGTCGGGTGGTCCGGAATGACCAGCCAGACCACCGCGAAATTATCGGCAATCTGGGGCGCCG
This genomic interval carries:
- a CDS encoding chorismate synthase gives rise to the protein MNSFGRLFRLSIWGESHGEAVGVLIDGCPAGLPLAPDDFEPDLARRRPGRAGTTARRESDPVRLISGVFQGKTTGAPLLIHLANQAADSSPYEEMKDTPRPGHADLSARIKFGGFQDYRGGGHFSGRLTAGLVAAGTVAKKLLPGVSFHAEILEIGGRRDYEELLAQAIAAGDSLGGLVECRLAGLPAGLGEPFFDSVESLIGHLAFAVPAVKGVEFGDGFAGAGRRGSEYNDPILAADGRAASNHAGGVNGGLTNGNEVVFRVAVRPTASIATPQPTIDLATGRPAELTITGHHDACIALRFPVILEAVGAIVLADLLLLEQRIPRVWR
- a CDS encoding diguanylate cyclase codes for the protein MDAKLKILVGEGDEINRRILQNCLHEWGYDVLPCENGQAVWERFSAGDVHLVITDWSLPTLSGPDLVRKIRSHSKAEYTYIIMQTTHHDRQALLEGFDLGIDDYIPKPFNKSELAARVQVGSRFVQLAQERLQTRKRLEELATTDSLTGLFNRRSAMEKLEIEIERCRRAAEPLVLIMLDLDNFKLINDKHGHLTGDLVIRHIASLLRQSVRGSDLLARLGGEEFLIVLPNTNLYFGLTLAERLREAIATQPAVRETGECYFITASLGLALFDPGEPRSIKELIGQADRALYRAKSGGRNQICRIDG
- the aroB gene encoding 3-dehydroquinate synthase; protein product: MEWTLTTPTGTCRIALGAWLDRLSANLDPERTILVTDANVARLYAARFPAVPVAVLAPGEAHKTLEAVAALDERFLAQGVDRDWLVLAVGGGLVCDVAAFAAATYLRGLDCGLVPTTLLAQVDAGVGGKNGVNFHSFKNLIGTFRQPRFVFCDPDFLTTLPPEEWRSGMAEAVKHAAIADAGYFSFIESRAAGLRAPNTDLAGPLISASIAVKIAVVAADEREADRRRILNFGHTFGHAIEAVHGLPHGRAVALGMAAAARLSARLGLLSSAELSRLLDLLTALELTADPELDRAAVLEALRRDKKRYGEAVRFVLLRRLGQAEVREITLSELAAAWDHLWPRPVS
- the aroF gene encoding 3-deoxy-7-phosphoheptulonate synthase, coding for MTLRLEQEGVDDGLEEIRAWPGVRRVAKLASGQRLSQMPATPRRERVAVTPDFRIGAPDFALIAGPCSVESQTQVTEIAAAVKEAGARMLRGGAFKPRTSPYEFGGLGRRGLEYLAAARAATGLPIVTEVLHRDELDLVAEYADVLQIGSRSMYNNALLFAAGRHPAGKPILLKRAFSATITEVLEAAEHILLGRFQAGLDEPRLILCERGIRLFNDLLRFSFDVSAIPHLRARTPLPVIADPSHPAGDRRYVEPLALAATAAGADGLIVEVSNYPYQAWCDSAQCLSIDEFRRLTDKAKVIARTVRD
- a CDS encoding response regulator; the protein is MTQEFQPTPDTRPRILIVDDEIVNIEVLRVMLERYEDYRVFHTSSVFDALPLARRLFPDVILLDVMMPQKSGFMMIEEIRRSESKLARVPVIVMTAASEEEIRLRALNLGANDFLEKPFHIAELRARIRNNLRIKHFEDELERQNQQLEQRVLARTAELTRSRVEIIRRLGKAAEFRDDETGQHVARVGAACAIIAGRLGLPAERIELIFHASPMHDIGKIAIPDSILLKKGRLTPEEFEVMKRHTVYGADLFRPLGHLNWDFLRHQPTRADSFDGHDQPILQVACSIALNHHERWDGKGYPHGLAGEEIPLEGRITAVADVFDALMSDRPYKKAFSLERSLEIIKEGSGTQFDAEVVECFFASLEDISRARRFFADTTVSEKTPAP
- a CDS encoding response regulator, which produces MKVPDDTVSNVMIFDRDPEVIDLLYRLLSKNGFQVTTETDWHRAIELGRTNRFAVVLAECNLQDLDGLFLLKSIAEKNPTIQVILMTGATLPERVMSAYTLGVSGYLFKPFTNLNEVLHTVHMAVYRYQRWISALRRAQSQNESVSGAV
- the aroA gene encoding 3-phosphoshikimate 1-carboxyvinyltransferase; amino-acid sequence: MKSVQPATVDGAVAAPPSKSMMLRAVALGALAPGRSRLDNPTYCDDARAVLGAAQALGAEVETRADAVFIAGGGRPRAARIDCGESGLCLRLFAAVAALFAEPLTLTGRGSLLRRPLPGVEETLAALGATATATNGLPPLIVCGPLAGGKATLDGSETSQFLTGLLIALPLLPRDSRLTVNRLVSQPYVELTLRMTRQAGAEIAVSPDGRQYDIRGGAVYRPQQWRIEGDWSGAAFLMAAGALAGRVAVRGLDPESAQADRALLDILPRFGADVENRVGEIVVRRRERRAFAADLTDCPDLAPPLVALAVHAAGRSVLRGARRLLSKESNRAAALTEEFGKLGARIEWRDDELLIDGCGLNGGDAQCHDDHRIAMALAVAALAGGGEVRLAGDECVAKSYPAFFADLERLTRRNP